One Cellulomonas sp. Y8 DNA segment encodes these proteins:
- a CDS encoding carbohydrate ABC transporter permease, whose protein sequence is MTTSTSPAGPATTAEVAAAEVAAGAAAAPAVPGKPRRGPRLGRRSGPRPDEADRGALSPADWRRPLVRRSMRLSHGVLLALLVLCGLGPLVLLAKFAVTPTQDILRTPLAVFPNGVAWDNLSAAWNDVQVSRYFLNTVVLAAGAWASQVLVATTGGYLLSVLRPRYAKVVQAAVLATLFVPAVVLLVPLYLVILDPPLLGRSLMNSYWAVWLPAGASAFNVLLMQRFFDSLPREVFEAARVDGAGPFRLFWSIVLPMSRPVLGVVSVFAIIASWKDFLWPLLVLRDPDIQPLSVRLPSLQATTDLGVLMAALAISTLIPVLLFLVFQRLFLRGAGLGGAVKG, encoded by the coding sequence ATGACGACGTCGACGAGTCCCGCCGGTCCCGCGACGACGGCCGAGGTGGCCGCGGCGGAGGTCGCCGCCGGGGCGGCCGCCGCCCCGGCGGTCCCGGGCAAGCCCCGCCGCGGACCGCGCCTCGGCCGCCGCTCCGGGCCACGCCCCGACGAGGCCGACCGCGGCGCCCTGTCGCCCGCCGACTGGCGCCGCCCGCTGGTCCGCCGGTCGATGCGGCTGTCCCACGGCGTGCTGCTCGCGCTGCTGGTCCTGTGCGGCCTGGGCCCGCTGGTGCTGCTCGCGAAGTTCGCGGTCACCCCGACGCAGGACATCCTGCGCACCCCGCTGGCCGTGTTCCCGAACGGCGTCGCCTGGGACAACCTGTCGGCCGCGTGGAACGACGTGCAGGTGAGCCGGTACTTCCTCAACACGGTGGTGCTCGCCGCGGGGGCGTGGGCCAGCCAGGTCCTGGTCGCGACGACCGGCGGCTACCTGCTGTCGGTGCTCCGGCCGCGGTACGCGAAGGTCGTGCAGGCGGCGGTGCTGGCGACGTTGTTCGTGCCGGCCGTCGTGCTGCTGGTGCCGCTGTACCTGGTGATCCTCGACCCGCCCCTGCTCGGCCGGTCGCTGATGAACTCGTACTGGGCGGTCTGGCTGCCGGCCGGGGCGAGCGCGTTCAACGTGCTGCTGATGCAGCGGTTCTTCGACAGCCTGCCCCGGGAGGTGTTCGAGGCCGCGCGGGTCGACGGGGCCGGGCCGTTCCGGCTGTTCTGGTCGATCGTGCTGCCGATGAGCCGGCCGGTCCTCGGCGTGGTGTCGGTGTTCGCGATCATCGCGTCGTGGAAGGACTTCCTGTGGCCGCTGCTGGTGCTGCGGGACCCGGACATCCAGCCGCTGTCCGTGCGGCTGCCGTCGCTCCAGGCCACCACCGACCTCGGGGTGCTGATGGCGGCGCTGGCGATCTCGACGCTGATCCCGGTGCTGCTGTTCCTGGTGTTCCAGCGGCTGTTCCTGCGGGGCGCGGGGCTGGGTGGGGCGGTCAAGGGGTGA
- a CDS encoding carbohydrate ABC transporter permease, whose translation MALTHEARATSPRRTPLTWVRRGGLSTLVFALPLLVVFGLFSWLPVGRAVVMSLQETNLVTTTWVGLDNFRTVLADPLLATAVGNTLWFAALALLFGYPVPLLAAVLMSEVRRAKGLYSALAYLPVVVPPVVAVLLWKFFFDARPEGVFNTMLGWVGAGPVPWLQDADWAMPSLVLEATWAAAGGTIIIYLAALTSVPGELYDAAEVDGASVWRKIWHVTMPQLRGVLLITFILQIIGTAQVFLEPYLFTDGGPANATITVLLLVYRYAFGQSLGGDYGAATALSLMLAAVLAVLSVVYFRLTRSWSQT comes from the coding sequence GTGGCCCTGACCCACGAGGCCCGTGCCACCTCGCCGCGGCGGACCCCCCTCACCTGGGTCCGCCGCGGCGGGCTGAGCACGCTCGTCTTCGCGCTGCCGCTGCTGGTGGTGTTCGGGCTGTTCTCCTGGCTGCCGGTCGGCAGGGCCGTGGTGATGAGCCTCCAGGAGACCAACCTGGTCACGACCACCTGGGTCGGCCTGGACAACTTCAGGACGGTGCTCGCCGACCCGCTGCTGGCCACTGCGGTCGGCAACACGCTGTGGTTCGCGGCGCTGGCCCTGCTCTTCGGCTACCCCGTGCCGCTGCTGGCCGCGGTGCTGATGAGCGAGGTGCGGCGGGCCAAGGGCCTGTACAGCGCGCTGGCGTACCTGCCCGTGGTGGTGCCGCCGGTCGTCGCCGTGCTGCTGTGGAAGTTCTTCTTCGACGCGCGGCCCGAGGGCGTGTTCAACACCATGCTCGGCTGGGTCGGGGCCGGGCCGGTGCCCTGGCTGCAGGACGCGGACTGGGCGATGCCGTCGCTGGTGCTGGAGGCGACCTGGGCCGCGGCCGGCGGGACGATCATCATCTACCTGGCCGCGCTCACGTCGGTGCCGGGGGAGCTGTACGACGCCGCCGAGGTCGACGGGGCGTCGGTGTGGCGCAAGATCTGGCACGTGACGATGCCGCAGCTGCGCGGCGTCCTGCTCATCACGTTCATCCTGCAGATCATCGGGACCGCGCAGGTCTTCCTGGAGCCGTACCTGTTCACCGACGGCGGGCCGGCGAACGCGACGATCACGGTGCTGCTGCTCGTCTACCGGTACGCGTTCGGGCAGAGCCTCGGCGGCGACTACGGGGCGGCGACCGCGCTGAGCCTCATGCTCGCCGCGGTGCTGGCCGTGCTGTCCGTCGTGTACTTCCGCCTCACCCGGTCCTGGAGCCAGACATGA
- a CDS encoding ABC transporter substrate-binding protein, with the protein MRSSRTTALALTGALSFTLLAACSSGSDDAGEGDGTSGGKTVLRVVSLLPGSEQEAFDAFDEQVAQFEEANPDIDVQPEEYEWKATTFAAQLAGGTLPDVFEIPFTDGKTLIENGQLADIDAQVQALPYADDFNPNVLEAGTGADGKVYAIPAKSVYGIGLHYNRALFEQAGLDPDDPPTTWDEVRADAKAIADATGQAGYATMTQNNTGGWQLTVATYARGGRVQETNDDGTYTATLDNDGTKEALEYLHDLRWEDNSMGANFLLDWSSINQAFAAGQVGMYTSGSDVYTSLVQTNAINPDDYGLTAVPLEGDDAGVLGGGTLAAVSTSASEAQKEAAVKWIDFYYLRKLTDQDAAVKDAETLVASDQPVGTPVLPIFSQEQYDESQTWIADLVNVPLDQMTGFTDVIFDQPLVLEPAGSTQELYGALDTVVQAVLTDEGADIDALLEQADADVQAILDKNAG; encoded by the coding sequence ATGAGGTCCTCACGCACGACGGCGCTCGCCCTGACCGGCGCGCTGTCCTTCACCCTGCTCGCCGCGTGCAGCAGCGGCTCCGACGACGCCGGCGAGGGCGACGGCACGTCGGGCGGCAAGACCGTCCTGCGGGTCGTGTCCCTGCTGCCCGGCTCGGAGCAGGAGGCGTTCGACGCCTTCGACGAGCAGGTCGCCCAGTTCGAGGAGGCGAACCCGGACATCGACGTGCAGCCCGAGGAGTACGAGTGGAAGGCGACGACGTTCGCCGCCCAGCTCGCCGGCGGCACGCTGCCCGACGTGTTCGAGATCCCGTTCACGGACGGCAAGACCCTGATCGAGAACGGCCAGCTCGCCGACATCGACGCGCAGGTCCAGGCGCTGCCCTACGCCGACGACTTCAACCCGAACGTCCTGGAGGCCGGCACCGGCGCGGACGGCAAGGTGTACGCGATCCCGGCCAAGTCGGTCTACGGCATCGGGCTGCACTACAACCGGGCGCTGTTCGAGCAGGCCGGCCTCGACCCCGACGACCCGCCGACCACCTGGGACGAGGTGCGCGCGGACGCCAAGGCGATCGCCGACGCCACCGGCCAGGCGGGCTACGCCACGATGACGCAGAACAACACGGGCGGCTGGCAGCTCACCGTCGCCACCTACGCCCGCGGCGGCCGGGTCCAGGAGACGAACGACGACGGCACCTACACCGCGACGCTCGACAACGACGGCACGAAGGAGGCCCTGGAGTACCTGCACGACCTGCGCTGGGAGGACAACTCCATGGGCGCGAACTTCCTGCTGGACTGGTCGTCGATCAACCAGGCGTTCGCGGCGGGCCAGGTCGGCATGTACACGTCGGGCTCCGACGTCTACACCTCGCTGGTGCAGACCAACGCGATCAACCCCGACGACTACGGCCTGACCGCCGTGCCGCTCGAGGGCGACGACGCGGGCGTGCTCGGCGGCGGGACGCTCGCCGCGGTCAGCACCTCGGCCTCCGAGGCGCAGAAGGAGGCCGCCGTGAAGTGGATCGACTTCTACTACCTGCGCAAGCTCACCGATCAGGACGCCGCGGTGAAGGACGCCGAGACGCTCGTGGCCTCGGACCAGCCGGTCGGCACCCCGGTGCTGCCGATCTTCAGCCAGGAGCAGTACGACGAGTCGCAGACCTGGATCGCCGACCTGGTGAACGTGCCGCTCGACCAGATGACGGGGTTCACCGACGTCATCTTCGACCAGCCCCTGGTCCTCGAGCCGGCGGGCTCGACGCAGGAGCTGTACGGCGCGCTGGACACGGTGGTCCAGGCGGTGCTGACCGACGAGGGCGCCGACATCGACGCGCTGCTGGAGCAGGCGGACGCGGACGTGCAGGCGATCCTCGACAAGAACGCGGGCTGA
- a CDS encoding glycoside hydrolase family 13 protein, which translates to MVHPPSDDPTWWRDAVIYEVYVRSFADGDGDGTGDLAGVRSRLLYLRDLGVDALWFTPWYASPMADGGYDVADYRAIDPAFGTLAEAEVLIAEALALGIRTIVDVVPNHVSDQHPWFRAALAAGPGSPERERFWFHPGTGPDGAGIPTHWESSFGGETWTRTTNPDGTPGEWYLHLFTAQQPDLNWTHPDVWAEHEDVLRFWFDRGVAGIRIDSAALLVKDPALPELPAPGTATRPGGHPHLDRDELHDVYRAWRKVADSYPGTRVLVGEVWLDDAERFAAYLRPDEMHTAFNFDVMAQPWDAAALRASVDRTLAAHRDVGAPATWVLSNHDVTRPVTRYGRGDSSFSFAAKRAGTPTDLDLGTRRARAAALLTAALPGSLYLYQGDELGLPEVEDLPPEAVQDPMHERSGGVDPGRDGCRVPLPWSGDRPPYGFSAGGLDGATAGPWLPQPAGWADRTVAAQEADPGSMLQLYRAALALRRAEPGLGDGELRWLDAGPGVLAFARGDVLCVVNLSAGPVPLPSHRGVLLASGPTDGTALDPDTAAWLRAA; encoded by the coding sequence GTGGTGCATCCCCCGAGCGACGACCCCACCTGGTGGCGGGACGCCGTGATCTACGAGGTCTACGTCCGCTCGTTCGCGGACGGCGACGGCGACGGCACCGGCGACCTCGCGGGTGTCCGCAGCCGGCTGCTGTACCTGCGGGACCTCGGCGTCGACGCGCTGTGGTTCACGCCCTGGTACGCGTCGCCGATGGCCGACGGCGGCTACGACGTCGCCGACTACCGCGCGATCGACCCGGCGTTCGGCACCCTCGCCGAGGCGGAGGTGCTGATCGCCGAGGCCCTGGCGCTCGGCATCCGGACGATCGTCGACGTCGTCCCGAACCACGTCTCGGACCAGCACCCGTGGTTCCGCGCCGCGCTCGCCGCGGGCCCGGGCTCCCCGGAGCGCGAGCGGTTCTGGTTCCACCCGGGCACCGGCCCCGACGGCGCGGGCATCCCGACGCACTGGGAGTCGAGCTTCGGCGGCGAGACCTGGACCCGCACGACGAACCCCGACGGGACGCCGGGGGAGTGGTACCTGCACCTGTTCACCGCGCAGCAGCCCGACCTGAACTGGACGCACCCGGACGTGTGGGCCGAGCACGAGGACGTGCTGCGGTTCTGGTTCGACCGGGGCGTCGCGGGCATCCGGATCGACTCGGCCGCGCTGCTGGTCAAGGACCCGGCGCTGCCGGAGCTCCCGGCCCCCGGCACGGCGACGCGCCCCGGCGGGCACCCGCACCTCGACCGCGACGAGCTGCACGACGTCTACCGCGCCTGGCGCAAGGTCGCCGACTCCTACCCGGGCACCCGGGTGCTGGTGGGGGAGGTCTGGCTGGACGACGCCGAGCGGTTCGCGGCCTACCTGCGCCCCGACGAGATGCACACCGCGTTCAACTTCGACGTCATGGCCCAGCCCTGGGACGCGGCCGCGCTCCGGGCGTCGGTCGACCGCACGCTGGCCGCGCACCGCGACGTCGGCGCCCCGGCCACCTGGGTGCTGTCGAACCACGACGTGACCCGCCCGGTGACGCGGTACGGCCGCGGGGACTCGTCGTTCTCCTTCGCCGCGAAGCGCGCCGGCACCCCGACCGACCTGGACCTGGGCACCCGCCGGGCCCGGGCGGCCGCGCTGCTCACCGCCGCGCTGCCGGGGTCGCTGTACCTCTACCAGGGCGACGAGCTCGGGCTGCCCGAGGTGGAGGACCTGCCGCCCGAGGCGGTGCAGGACCCGATGCACGAGCGGTCCGGCGGGGTGGACCCCGGGCGGGACGGCTGCCGGGTGCCGCTGCCGTGGTCGGGGGACCGGCCGCCGTACGGCTTCTCGGCCGGAGGGCTCGACGGGGCGACCGCCGGCCCGTGGCTCCCGCAGCCCGCCGGCTGGGCCGACCGGACCGTCGCGGCCCAGGAGGCCGACCCCGGCTCGATGCTCCAGCTGTACCGCGCCGCGCTCGCCCTGCGTCGCGCGGAGCCCGGCCTCGGCGACGGCGAGCTGCGCTGGCTCGACGCCGGACCCGGCGTGCTCGCGTTCGCCCGCGGCGACGTGCTCTGCGTCGTCAACCTGTCCGCCGGCCCGGTCCCGCTGCCGTCGCACCGCGGCGTGCTGCTGGCCAGCGGCCCCACCGACGGCACCGCGCTCGACCCCGACACCGCGGCCTGGCTCCGCGCCGCCTGA